From one [Ruminococcus] lactaris ATCC 29176 genomic stretch:
- a CDS encoding TetR/AcrR family transcriptional regulator, with amino-acid sequence MQKKTDRRVRKTKSQLRKGLAHLMKEKSIGEITVKELVDEVDINRSTFYLHYSDIPTLLREIENEMMDEMKRAIHDHPIDRENDSAFSFIKDIFQVLDRNREIGCALIGPYGDIGFIHKMEDLLEENSREVLLQMFPEKSGEMNYFYSYCLNGCLGLVKTWLEDGEDKSPDYAADMTYRMVVSSVKAFYDKKEGREES; translated from the coding sequence ATGCAGAAAAAGACGGACCGGCGGGTGAGAAAGACGAAAAGTCAGCTCAGAAAAGGTCTGGCACATCTGATGAAGGAAAAAAGTATCGGAGAGATCACGGTGAAAGAACTGGTAGATGAAGTGGATATTAACCGTTCCACTTTTTATCTTCACTATTCGGATATCCCAACACTTTTGAGAGAGATTGAAAATGAGATGATGGATGAGATGAAGCGTGCGATCCATGATCATCCAATCGACCGGGAAAATGATTCTGCATTTTCTTTTATTAAAGATATTTTTCAGGTACTTGACCGTAACCGGGAAATTGGATGTGCTTTGATCGGACCTTATGGAGATATTGGGTTTATCCATAAGATGGAAGATCTTTTGGAAGAAAATTCGAGAGAAGTTTTACTGCAGATGTTTCCGGAAAAATCAGGCGAGATGAATTATTTTTATTCTTATTGCCTGAACGGATGTCTTGGTCTTGTCAAGACATGGCTTGAGGACGGAGAGGATAAAAGTCCGGATTATGCGGCTGATATGACTTACCGGATGGTAGTAAGTTCGGTGAAGGCATTTTATGACAAGAAAGAAGGAAGAGAGGAAAGTTAA
- the pdxT gene encoding pyridoxal 5'-phosphate synthase glutaminase subunit PdxT yields MTIAVLALQGAFIEHEHMLQKLGADTIELRKAGDLQKDFDGLILPGGESTVQGKLLHDLDMFEPLKEKICSGMPVLATCAGMILLASDIAGQEESYFGTLPMTVRRNAYGRQLGSFHTTANANGIGEISMTFIRAPYVESVHADAAGEKPEVLSVVQDRIVGVKYHNQMAFAFHPELDQDTKIHETFLGMIHK; encoded by the coding sequence ATGACGATTGCAGTTCTTGCCCTGCAGGGGGCATTCATAGAGCATGAGCATATGCTCCAGAAGCTCGGTGCAGATACCATCGAACTCAGAAAAGCTGGTGATCTGCAAAAAGACTTCGACGGTCTCATTCTTCCCGGTGGTGAAAGCACCGTCCAGGGAAAACTTCTGCATGATCTTGATATGTTTGAACCTTTAAAAGAAAAAATCTGCTCCGGTATGCCGGTTCTCGCAACCTGTGCAGGAATGATCCTGCTTGCTTCGGATATTGCCGGTCAGGAGGAATCCTACTTCGGGACTCTTCCCATGACAGTCAGACGAAATGCCTATGGACGTCAGCTCGGCAGTTTCCATACTACTGCCAACGCCAACGGAATTGGTGAAATTTCCATGACTTTCATCCGTGCACCTTATGTGGAAAGCGTTCATGCTGATGCAGCCGGAGAAAAACCGGAAGTTTTAAGTGTCGTACAGGATCGGATCGTCGGAGTAAAATATCACAATCAGATGGCATTTGCATTTCATCCGGAACTGGATCAGGATACAAAGATCCATGAAACATTTCTTGGAATGATCCATAAATAA
- a CDS encoding PLP-dependent aminotransferase family protein, whose product MLTYNFENIGSDSLYEFLYKCIKNDIIQGIILSGEKLPSKRALAKNLAISVITVENAYGQLLAEGYIYSIPKSGYYVSDLSGIPVHQTEYTSETYEAEEQGTDSRTAKAGDKVLLTGGENAFIADFTSNQTEHAAFPFSIWNKTMRAVMNDYQEEMMINPPCGGVMELRKSISSYLKEFCAMYVRPEQIIIGAGTEYLYSILIQLLGRNVCYGVENPGYPKIAKIYRSMGVKYEYIDLDEEGTSAKKLEEKKVDIMHISPSHHFPTGMVMPISKRYELLGWVTREKERYIIEDDYDSELRLAGKPIPSLQSIDVSGKVIYINTFAKTLCSTVRISYMVLPEALAEKYYRELSFYSCTVSNFEQYTLAAFMNAGAFEKHINRLRNYYQHKRDLILSTFLREPLGKYITISEEDSGVHFLMHVNTSMSEQEFLLKTRAKGIRLATLSSFYNAEQKDSRYENTYVMNYSFVNCDRLEYVAQTLYKIIHP is encoded by the coding sequence ATGTTGACATATAATTTTGAAAATATAGGGTCAGATTCCCTGTATGAATTTTTGTATAAATGTATCAAAAATGACATAATACAGGGGATAATCTTAAGTGGTGAGAAGCTGCCTTCCAAGCGGGCACTTGCGAAAAATCTGGCTATAAGCGTGATCACGGTAGAGAATGCCTATGGTCAGCTTCTTGCAGAAGGATATATTTATTCCATTCCTAAAAGCGGGTATTATGTGTCGGATCTGAGTGGGATTCCGGTACATCAGACAGAGTATACGTCAGAAACGTATGAGGCGGAAGAGCAGGGGACAGATTCACGGACTGCAAAAGCCGGGGACAAAGTACTTCTGACCGGAGGAGAAAATGCATTTATTGCGGATTTTACGAGCAATCAGACGGAGCATGCTGCATTTCCTTTTTCAATCTGGAATAAGACCATGCGGGCAGTCATGAATGATTATCAGGAGGAAATGATGATCAATCCCCCCTGTGGAGGTGTGATGGAACTGCGGAAAAGTATTTCCAGTTATCTTAAAGAATTTTGTGCCATGTATGTAAGACCGGAACAGATCATTATCGGAGCAGGAACAGAATATCTGTACAGTATTCTGATCCAGCTTCTTGGGAGAAATGTCTGTTATGGAGTGGAGAATCCGGGCTATCCAAAGATTGCAAAAATCTACCGCAGTATGGGTGTAAAGTATGAGTATATTGATCTGGATGAAGAGGGAACTTCTGCAAAGAAACTGGAAGAAAAAAAAGTAGATATCATGCATATTTCCCCATCTCATCATTTCCCGACCGGAATGGTGATGCCGATCAGCAAGAGATATGAACTGCTTGGATGGGTTACGAGAGAAAAGGAACGGTATATCATAGAAGATGATTATGACAGTGAGTTAAGACTTGCGGGGAAACCGATTCCGTCTCTGCAGAGTATCGATGTATCAGGCAAGGTGATTTATATTAATACATTTGCGAAGACACTCTGTTCTACTGTCCGAATCAGTTATATGGTACTTCCTGAAGCACTGGCAGAGAAATATTACAGAGAACTTTCATTTTATTCCTGTACTGTGTCTAACTTTGAACAGTATACACTGGCAGCATTTATGAATGCAGGTGCATTTGAGAAGCATATCAACAGGCTGAGAAACTATTATCAGCATAAGCGGGATCTGATCTTAAGTACATTTCTCAGAGAGCCTTTGGGAAAATATATTACGATCAGTGAAGAAGATTCAGGTGTGCATTTCCTGATGCATGTCAATACTTCCATGAGTGAGCAGGAATTTCTTTTAAAGACAAGGGCGAAAGGAATCCGGCTGGCAACGTTGTCTTCTTTTTATAATGCGGAACAGAAAGACAGCAGATATGAAAATACGTATGTCATGAATTATTCCTTTGTGAACTGCGACCGGTTGGAATATGTGGCACAGACGCTTTATAAGATCATTCATCCATAG
- a CDS encoding glycoside hydrolase family 2 protein: MEQLFTVWGETLDKEHVLDEYPRPLMVRDSYLNLNGYWDYAFTQEFVCPKEFDGKILVPFSPEAALSGVNRQLMPNEYLWYHRTFSVDGHKTKRAGESFSEEDPESGMGADLTEERLLLHFGAVDQACVVWVNGQRIGKHTGGYLPFEFEITEAVQAGENDLVVAVKDLSDTSYHSRGKQKLERGGMFYTAQSGIWQTVWLERVPEKYIKEVETLPEPDEEKVRIIVRSGAEYAVKIVLQKPKIHKELKKNVPDDPVEDMTGSRIADPVESTTETTIGTFYGKTNEWLEIPVQDVQMWTCDTPYLYDFTVEMEKDRVAGYFAMRKFTLEKDGQGFVRICLNHQVQYQNGVLDQGYWPDGLYTAPSDEAMIFDLEQMKKCGFNMVRKHLKIEPQRWYYHCDRLGLVVWQDMVNGGGKYKHWFVTYAATLMSWWKIRMRDIYPGLLARKEKEGRLEFVKEMKETVHRLKGHPSIAAWAIFNEGWGQFQTEDMTAILRKEDPDRLIDQASGWFDQGGGDFCSLHNYFFKLKIHPEKERASVLSEFGGYSYRIEGHSACGKLYGYGICRSKKALNRRYRKRMEQVKNLIEEGLCASVYTQWSDIEEEVNGVYTYDRKIRKID, from the coding sequence ATGGAGCAGCTTTTTACTGTATGGGGAGAGACGCTGGATAAAGAGCATGTACTTGACGAATATCCAAGACCGCTGATGGTAAGGGACAGTTATCTGAATCTCAATGGCTACTGGGACTATGCATTTACACAGGAATTTGTATGCCCGAAAGAATTTGACGGGAAGATCTTAGTTCCTTTTTCACCGGAGGCAGCATTATCAGGTGTGAACCGTCAGTTAATGCCGAATGAATATCTGTGGTATCACCGGACATTTTCTGTTGACGGGCATAAGACAAAAAGAGCAGGTGAATCCTTTTCAGAGGAAGATCCGGAATCCGGGATGGGAGCAGACCTGACAGAGGAAAGACTGCTTCTTCACTTTGGAGCTGTGGATCAGGCGTGCGTTGTATGGGTGAACGGACAGCGGATCGGAAAGCATACAGGTGGGTATCTGCCTTTTGAATTTGAGATCACAGAGGCAGTGCAGGCAGGAGAAAATGATCTGGTTGTGGCTGTGAAAGACCTGAGTGATACATCGTATCATTCCAGGGGAAAGCAGAAGCTGGAAAGAGGCGGCATGTTCTATACGGCTCAAAGTGGGATCTGGCAGACTGTCTGGCTGGAAAGAGTCCCGGAAAAGTATATAAAAGAAGTGGAGACGCTCCCTGAACCGGATGAGGAAAAAGTCCGTATCATAGTCCGGTCTGGTGCAGAATATGCTGTAAAGATCGTGCTGCAAAAGCCAAAGATCCACAAAGAGCTGAAGAAAAATGTACCGGATGATCCAGTGGAGGACATGACCGGGAGCAGAATAGCAGATCCGGTGGAAAGTACAACAGAAACTACCATAGGAACATTTTATGGAAAGACGAATGAATGGCTGGAGATTCCGGTTCAGGATGTGCAAATGTGGACATGTGATACACCGTATCTTTATGATTTTACTGTTGAGATGGAGAAAGACAGGGTAGCAGGTTATTTTGCCATGAGAAAATTCACACTGGAAAAAGATGGACAGGGATTCGTGCGGATCTGCCTGAACCATCAGGTACAGTATCAGAATGGAGTACTGGATCAGGGCTACTGGCCGGATGGACTGTATACCGCACCTTCAGATGAAGCTATGATCTTTGATCTGGAGCAGATGAAGAAATGCGGATTTAATATGGTACGGAAACATTTGAAAATAGAGCCGCAGAGATGGTATTATCATTGCGACAGGCTGGGGCTGGTCGTATGGCAGGATATGGTCAATGGCGGAGGAAAATACAAGCACTGGTTTGTGACGTATGCGGCAACGCTGATGTCCTGGTGGAAGATTCGGATGAGAGATATTTATCCGGGGCTTCTGGCAAGAAAAGAAAAGGAAGGCCGCCTGGAATTTGTGAAAGAAATGAAGGAGACGGTACATCGGTTAAAAGGGCATCCAAGTATTGCCGCCTGGGCCATCTTTAATGAGGGCTGGGGGCAGTTTCAGACAGAAGATATGACCGCTATTCTCAGAAAAGAAGATCCTGACCGGCTGATCGATCAGGCCAGTGGGTGGTTCGATCAGGGGGGAGGAGATTTTTGCAGCCTTCATAATTATTTCTTTAAGCTGAAGATCCACCCGGAAAAGGAGAGGGCATCAGTTCTTTCGGAATTTGGAGGATACAGTTACCGGATCGAAGGACATAGTGCCTGTGGAAAACTTTATGGATATGGGATCTGCAGGAGTAAAAAAGCACTGAACCGTCGATACAGAAAAAGAATGGAACAGGTGAAAAATCTGATAGAGGAAGGTTTGTGTGCCAGTGTCTATACACAATGGTCAGATATTGAAGAAGAAGTCAACGGAGTTTATACATACGACCGAAAGATCAGAAAGATTGATTGA
- a CDS encoding YhgE/Pip domain-containing protein — MKKAMRIFCRDLRRLIHSPAAMLVMAGVAILPSLYAWFNIAANIDPYANTSAIQIAVANNDQDASTNDLTINAGDQIMENLKENDQLGWVFTSEEKAVDGVRSGKYYAAIVIPEDFSDSLLSVLSGTLETPELNYYINEKVNAIAPKITDTGASTIQTQINDTFSSIAAESVSEVLKESISDLSGTVNSTNSEIVSLLKKADKNLNEYEALLTEFTEKTSQSHDLISDAKDASDSLGNAAVSGSSALENAQDALKTGRQAAGDFSSSLSKSISDGEQILNSANSSVSSGLTSLEGSAGKINQSLQQALDSAGNVTALNASLLEKMQEIAASTPVVSEQLSAAIAKLQAQNQENQTLLNSLSTANTSIKNALDTTSQTRQDISSLTQQSIDGLHSFRTTLDENLLPQLNATLDTFSSLTGELTGILNGVPATSEQLRGILTQLDSGLTDTANALNGTKDALSTVSDRLGTVQTDLNAITSSATFQTLLSLEGMNADKISEFMSSPVEIETETFYSVKNYGSSMTPFYTNLAIWVGGIVLIAILKMEVNRDQTMRSYGSVSLYFGRWLLFVTVGMIQGFIVCLGDVLLPGIQCVHPAQFILTGVICSFVYVNIIYALSLTFKHIGKALCVILVILQIPGSSGTYPVEMTPVFFQKLHPLLPFTYGVGAMRECIAGFYGTTFRKDLMILLLAYVPLSLLIGLGLRPLLAGLNHLFDKKLAETEFMMCEPHEISVNRSTQLALLLKASLSQEELKLTTAAKAQAFEKNYRRMVRYGFLAIALIPLIFLILMFSLESKIIFLVLWIISIIAIALFLIIVEFIHSKLEEQQQLAGMTFDEMLETFRKKED; from the coding sequence ATGAAAAAAGCAATGCGAATCTTTTGTCGCGATCTGCGGCGGCTCATTCACAGTCCGGCAGCCATGCTGGTCATGGCAGGTGTTGCGATCCTGCCTTCACTCTATGCCTGGTTCAATATTGCTGCCAATATTGATCCTTATGCAAATACTTCAGCAATTCAGATTGCCGTTGCCAATAATGATCAGGATGCCTCCACCAATGACCTCACAATCAATGCCGGTGACCAGATCATGGAAAATCTGAAAGAAAATGACCAACTTGGCTGGGTTTTTACTTCTGAAGAAAAGGCGGTTGACGGAGTCCGTTCGGGAAAATATTATGCAGCCATTGTAATCCCTGAAGACTTCAGCGATTCCCTTCTCAGTGTTCTTTCCGGTACTCTTGAAACACCGGAACTGAATTACTATATTAATGAAAAGGTAAATGCCATCGCTCCAAAAATCACAGATACCGGAGCAAGTACGATCCAGACTCAGATCAACGATACGTTTTCATCTATTGCCGCTGAATCTGTATCAGAAGTGTTAAAAGAATCCATTTCGGATCTGTCCGGAACTGTAAATTCTACTAATTCTGAGATTGTCTCGCTTCTGAAAAAAGCAGATAAGAACTTAAATGAATACGAAGCACTTTTAACTGAGTTTACAGAAAAGACTTCCCAGTCCCATGATCTGATCTCAGATGCAAAAGATGCTTCTGATTCTCTTGGAAATGCAGCCGTTTCCGGATCATCTGCCCTTGAAAATGCACAGGATGCACTGAAAACAGGCCGCCAGGCAGCGGGAGATTTTTCCTCCTCACTTTCCAAATCCATTTCCGACGGAGAACAGATCCTGAACAGTGCGAATAGTTCTGTCTCTTCGGGGCTGACTTCTTTGGAAGGAAGTGCCGGAAAGATTAACCAGTCTCTCCAGCAGGCTCTGGACTCTGCCGGAAATGTAACCGCTCTGAATGCATCCCTTTTGGAAAAAATGCAGGAAATTGCTGCCTCCACACCGGTTGTCAGTGAACAGCTTTCTGCCGCTATTGCAAAATTACAGGCACAGAATCAGGAAAACCAGACTCTGCTCAACAGCTTAAGTACTGCAAATACAAGTATTAAAAACGCTTTGGATACAACCTCTCAGACCCGGCAGGATATTTCCTCGCTCACGCAGCAGAGTATCGACGGACTGCATTCTTTCAGAACGACACTGGACGAAAATCTGCTCCCACAGCTCAATGCGACGCTGGATACATTTTCCTCGCTCACCGGAGAACTGACCGGAATCCTGAATGGTGTTCCGGCAACTTCCGAACAGCTCAGGGGAATCCTGACGCAACTTGATTCTGGTCTGACCGATACAGCCAACGCACTGAACGGTACAAAAGATGCCCTTTCTACCGTTTCCGACCGGCTTGGAACTGTGCAGACGGATCTGAATGCCATTACCAGTTCGGCTACTTTCCAGACGCTCCTTTCTCTGGAAGGAATGAATGCTGATAAGATTTCCGAATTTATGTCCTCCCCGGTGGAGATTGAAACAGAAACTTTTTATTCTGTAAAAAATTACGGTTCATCCATGACTCCTTTTTACACAAACCTTGCGATCTGGGTTGGCGGAATCGTCCTGATCGCCATTTTAAAAATGGAGGTTAACCGCGATCAGACCATGCGTTCCTATGGTTCTGTCTCACTTTACTTCGGACGCTGGCTGTTATTCGTCACAGTAGGTATGATCCAGGGCTTTATTGTCTGCCTTGGAGATGTACTTCTTCCGGGAATCCAGTGCGTACATCCGGCTCAGTTTATTCTGACCGGTGTGATTTGTTCCTTTGTATACGTGAATATCATCTACGCACTTTCGCTTACTTTTAAACATATCGGGAAAGCACTGTGCGTCATTCTCGTTATTTTACAGATTCCCGGCTCTTCCGGTACTTATCCGGTTGAAATGACACCTGTATTTTTCCAGAAGCTCCATCCACTCCTTCCATTTACTTACGGAGTCGGAGCTATGAGAGAATGTATCGCAGGATTTTACGGAACAACCTTCCGAAAAGATCTTATGATCCTGCTGCTCGCCTATGTTCCACTCTCTTTACTGATCGGACTTGGACTTCGCCCGCTTCTTGCCGGACTGAACCATCTTTTTGACAAGAAACTGGCTGAGACTGAATTTATGATGTGCGAACCTCATGAAATTTCCGTCAACCGCAGTACGCAGCTTGCTCTCCTTCTGAAAGCCTCTCTTTCACAGGAAGAGCTGAAACTGACAACCGCTGCCAAGGCACAGGCTTTTGAAAAGAACTACAGAAGAATGGTACGCTATGGATTCCTTGCAATTGCGTTGATTCCTCTGATCTTCCTGATTCTGATGTTCAGCCTGGAATCGAAAATCATCTTCCTTGTACTCTGGATCATTTCGATCATTGCCATCGCATTGTTCCTGATCATTGTTGAATTTATTCACTCGAAACTGGAAGAACAGCAGCAGCTTGCCGGCATGACTTTTGATGAAATGCTGGAGACTTTCCGCAAAAAGGAGGATTAA
- a CDS encoding GNAT family N-acetyltransferase, giving the protein MKMMLRFVNARNDKKKLNEIKKLYDEAFPKEEQIPFWILRKASRTSTADLMQVYDDDLLVGFIHLVYFEDVVYLYYLAIEPDERGQGYGSKILQALRRRFTARRIILNIEVVDENCDNYEERKKRKEFYLKNGFREAGYSTREYGVEYEMLYLGGNVSYEEFLALIRKYFGRTLALMVKKNFKKA; this is encoded by the coding sequence ATGAAAATGATGTTACGCTTTGTAAATGCAAGAAATGATAAAAAGAAACTGAATGAAATTAAAAAATTATATGATGAGGCATTTCCAAAAGAAGAACAGATTCCCTTCTGGATTTTGAGAAAAGCAAGCCGTACATCAACAGCAGATCTGATGCAGGTATATGATGATGATCTTTTAGTAGGATTTATCCATCTGGTTTATTTTGAGGATGTGGTCTATCTGTATTATCTTGCAATCGAGCCGGATGAAAGAGGTCAGGGGTATGGAAGCAAAATCCTGCAGGCATTACGCCGCCGGTTTACGGCACGCAGGATCATTTTGAATATAGAGGTGGTAGATGAGAACTGTGACAATTATGAAGAACGGAAAAAAAGAAAAGAGTTTTATCTGAAAAATGGATTCCGGGAGGCAGGATACAGTACAAGAGAGTATGGCGTAGAATATGAGATGCTGTATCTGGGAGGAAATGTATCCTATGAAGAATTTCTGGCATTGATCCGGAAATATTTCGGACGGACACTGGCGTTGATGGTGAAGAAAAATTTTAAAAAAGCGTAA
- the pdxS gene encoding pyridoxal 5'-phosphate synthase lyase subunit PdxS translates to MNTNERYELNKNLAQMLKGGVIMDVTTPEQAKIAEAAGACAVMALERIPADIRAACGVSRMSDPKMIRGIQEAVSIPVMAKCRIGHFAEAQVLQAIEIDYIDESEVLSPADDVYHINKRDFDVPFVCGAKDLGEALRRINEGASMIRTKGEPGTGDIVQAVRHMRMMNSEIARIKGMREDELFEAAKQLQVPFDLVLYVHENGKLPVVNFAAGGVATPADAALMMQLGAEGVFVGSGIFKSGNPAKRAAAIVQAVTNYTDAKLIAELSADLGEAMVGINEQEIALLMAERGK, encoded by the coding sequence ATGAATACAAACGAAAGATATGAACTGAACAAAAATCTGGCTCAGATGTTAAAGGGTGGTGTCATCATGGATGTAACGACACCGGAGCAGGCAAAAATTGCAGAAGCAGCAGGTGCATGTGCAGTTATGGCTCTTGAACGGATTCCGGCAGATATCCGTGCAGCATGTGGTGTTTCCCGTATGAGTGACCCGAAAATGATCCGTGGAATTCAGGAGGCAGTGTCCATTCCGGTTATGGCAAAATGCAGAATCGGGCATTTCGCAGAAGCACAGGTGCTTCAGGCCATTGAGATTGATTATATCGATGAAAGTGAAGTTCTTTCCCCTGCTGATGATGTATACCATATCAACAAGCGTGACTTTGACGTTCCTTTCGTCTGCGGTGCAAAAGACCTCGGAGAAGCTTTAAGAAGAATTAATGAAGGTGCTTCTATGATCCGTACAAAGGGAGAGCCGGGAACCGGTGATATCGTCCAGGCTGTCCGTCATATGAGAATGATGAACAGTGAAATTGCCCGGATCAAAGGAATGCGTGAAGATGAGCTCTTTGAGGCAGCAAAGCAGCTTCAGGTTCCATTTGACCTTGTTCTCTATGTCCATGAAAACGGAAAACTTCCGGTCGTAAACTTCGCAGCCGGCGGTGTCGCAACTCCTGCAGATGCAGCCCTGATGATGCAGTTGGGAGCAGAAGGTGTCTTCGTCGGCTCCGGTATCTTCAAGTCCGGTAATCCGGCAAAACGTGCCGCTGCCATCGTTCAGGCTGTAACAAATTATACTGACGCAAAACTGATCGCTGAACTTTCCGCAGATCTCGGAGAAGCCATGGTCGGTATCAATGAGCAGGAAATTGCACTTCTTATGGCTGAAAGGGGGAAATAA
- a CDS encoding YhgE/Pip domain-containing protein encodes MKNIIQIFKNDLLRIHKNVIAMIVIMGITVIPTLYAWFNIAASWDPYGNTGNLKVAVASNDEGYKGELLPVNLNLGDDVISELQGNKQLNWVFTDAKDAKKGVQSGKYYAAIVIPEDFSKDMMSLFTSDVVHPDITYYINEKENAIAPKVTQKGASSVQHQVNETFITTVSKTTLEALQFVNDVSAKTGDESLTEHLATSLSQISDDLGNISGTVKAFSDMTDAGALMLDTTTSFLEQSGKGTKSSVNALNQAGNGIDSLTSALTGTTSDINTALKQNADFYSSVSAAIDKALDSYSTDAASCSNAIQAVSGRVQNLISGYQELSDSLTAIANAHPDQTALVQAINGLNVQIQQAIDQQTQIKNKLDEIAAALPSATADASTLKKELDDLLARGTASVNSVKTSYEQNVKSSLDGLATNLDSTNSSLVNLLGQVDNSVQQISSVTGSASTDLSTVKEALEQTVSLLNESSEKLQKVSTTLSTDGSDGVQMLENILAEDPQTIGAFLAAPVSLNETKIYPIENYGTAMAPFYSTLAIWVGAVVMAAMLKVNVSESVVKKLSGAKPYQLYFGRLLLFVCIGLLQSGLICLGDLYFLGIQCEHPFLFLVTGWFTSFVYVNLIYALTVSFGDIGKAVAVVLMVMQVAGSGGTFPIQCAPKFFQSVYPLLPFTHSMNAMRECVAGFYGMNYVKELGYLGIFLILSLLLGLLLRKPVIKLNDAFTEKLESTHLI; translated from the coding sequence ATGAAAAATATCATTCAGATTTTTAAAAATGATCTACTCAGGATCCATAAAAATGTCATCGCAATGATCGTCATCATGGGAATTACCGTGATCCCGACACTCTACGCATGGTTTAATATTGCTGCGAGCTGGGATCCTTATGGAAATACCGGCAATCTGAAGGTTGCCGTGGCCAGCAACGATGAAGGGTATAAAGGGGAACTTCTTCCTGTCAATTTGAACCTTGGAGACGATGTCATCAGTGAACTGCAGGGAAATAAGCAGTTGAACTGGGTCTTCACAGATGCAAAAGATGCGAAAAAAGGGGTACAATCCGGTAAGTACTACGCTGCCATTGTCATCCCTGAAGACTTCAGCAAAGATATGATGAGTCTTTTTACTTCAGATGTTGTACATCCTGATATCACCTACTACATCAATGAAAAAGAAAATGCCATCGCCCCGAAAGTCACACAGAAAGGTGCCAGCTCTGTCCAGCACCAGGTCAATGAAACGTTCATTACCACAGTCTCCAAAACGACACTTGAGGCACTTCAGTTCGTAAATGATGTTTCCGCCAAAACCGGAGATGAGTCCCTGACTGAACATCTCGCTACTTCTCTGTCACAGATTTCCGATGACCTCGGAAATATTTCCGGTACGGTGAAAGCCTTTTCTGATATGACCGATGCCGGAGCATTAATGCTGGATACGACTACCTCTTTTCTTGAGCAATCGGGAAAAGGAACAAAAAGCAGTGTCAATGCACTGAATCAGGCAGGAAATGGAATTGATTCACTGACTTCTGCCCTGACAGGAACAACTTCTGATATCAATACCGCACTGAAGCAGAATGCTGATTTTTATTCTTCTGTATCTGCTGCCATCGACAAAGCACTCGACTCTTATTCAACTGACGCTGCATCCTGCTCCAATGCCATTCAGGCAGTCAGCGGCCGTGTGCAGAATCTGATTTCCGGTTATCAGGAATTATCAGATTCCCTGACCGCCATTGCTAATGCACACCCGGATCAGACAGCTCTCGTTCAGGCGATCAATGGACTGAACGTACAGATCCAACAGGCGATCGACCAGCAGACACAGATTAAAAATAAACTGGATGAAATTGCTGCTGCCCTTCCTTCAGCCACTGCCGATGCTTCCACTTTAAAGAAAGAACTGGATGATCTGCTTGCCCGGGGAACAGCTTCTGTCAACTCGGTAAAGACCTCTTATGAGCAGAATGTGAAAAGCAGCCTGGATGGTCTCGCCACGAATCTTGACTCCACCAATTCCTCCCTTGTGAACCTCTTAGGGCAGGTAGACAACAGTGTACAACAAATCAGTTCTGTCACCGGATCTGCATCCACAGATCTTTCCACTGTGAAAGAAGCTCTTGAACAGACCGTCAGTCTGTTGAATGAATCTTCTGAAAAATTGCAGAAAGTCTCCACCACACTTTCCACAGATGGCAGTGATGGTGTGCAGATGCTGGAAAATATTCTTGCCGAAGATCCACAGACAATCGGAGCTTTCCTTGCAGCACCGGTAAGCCTGAATGAGACAAAAATCTATCCAATTGAAAATTACGGAACTGCCATGGCTCCTTTTTATTCCACACTGGCAATCTGGGTGGGGGCTGTTGTTATGGCAGCCATGCTCAAAGTCAATGTCTCTGAATCGGTAGTTAAGAAGCTTTCCGGAGCGAAACCATATCAGCTCTACTTTGGACGTCTGCTCCTCTTTGTATGTATCGGGCTGTTACAGAGCGGATTGATCTGTCTGGGAGACCTGTATTTCCTTGGTATTCAGTGCGAACATCCTTTCCTGTTCCTGGTAACGGGCTGGTTTACAAGTTTTGTTTATGTCAATCTGATCTATGCACTGACTGTCTCCTTTGGTGATATTGGTAAAGCGGTTGCCGTTGTCCTTATGGTCATGCAGGTAGCCGGAAGTGGTGGTACATTCCCGATCCAGTGTGCTCCGAAATTTTTCCAATCTGTATATCCACTACTTCCATTTACACACAGCATGAATGCCATGCGTGAATGCGTTGCAGGCTTCTACGGTATGAACTATGTCAAAGAACTGGGGTATTTAGGAATCTTCCTGATCCTTTCACTTTTACTCGGACTGCTGCTTCGCAAACCGGTTATAAAATTAAATGATGCATTTACCGAAAAGCTGGAAAGTACACATCTGATTTAG